The proteins below come from a single Podarcis muralis chromosome 8, rPodMur119.hap1.1, whole genome shotgun sequence genomic window:
- the WDR55 gene encoding WD repeat-containing protein 55, with the protein MAAPEQAYSSEEETEPEPRPRDTPEDISLEAAANTIAFHPCRDVLAAGDVDGDVYLYSYSCLEGGNKELWSSGHHLKSCREVSFSHDGQKLFTVSKDKSIHILSVEEGRLVTRFSKAHNSALNSLLVIDEHLFATGDDRGELKVWDLRKGTSIMEMKQHEEYISDMAIDGNKKVLLSTSGDGTMGVFNIRRRRFELLSEPQNGDLSAIALMKRGKKVACGSSEGTIYLFNWDGFGATSDRFALKAESIDCMVPVTESIVCTGCTDGVIRAVNILPNRVIGSVGQHVGEPIEQLAKCHTGPFLASCAHDQKVKFWDISSLNSVIVDDYRKKKKKSGQLKSLSHKAFGTGEDFFAGLREEAAEPKDEDSSGTETDSD; encoded by the exons ATGGCTGCGCCCGAGCAG GCATATTCAAGTGAGGAGGAGACAGAACCTGAGCCTAGACCTCGAGACACTCCGGAAGACATTTCCCTTGAGGCAGCAGCAAACACCATCGCTTTCCACCCTTGTCGGGATGTCCTAGCTGCTGGAGACGTGGATGGTGATGTCTATTT ATATTCATATTCCTGTTTGGAAGGTGGGAACAAGGAGCTTTGGTCTTCAGGACATCATTTAAAATCCTGCCGGGAAGTGTCCTTTTCCCATGATGGACAAA AGCTCTTTACGGTGTCCAAAGATAAATCCATTCATATTCTAAGTGTGGAGGAAGGTCGTCTCGTGACCAGGTTCTCCAAGGCTCACAA TTCTGCTCTGAACAGTCTGCTGGTGATAGATGAGCACTTGTTTGCCACAGGAGATGACCGTGGGGAGTTGAAAGTGTGGGATCTGCGCAAAGGCACCTCCATTATGGAGATGAAGCAGCACGAGGAGTATATCAGTGACATGGCCATCGATGGGAACAAGAAAGTGCTGCTCAGCACCAG CGGAGACGGAACTATGGGAGTCTTCAACATCAGGAGAAGGCGCTTTGAGCTGCTCTCGGAGCCTCAGAATGGAGACCTGTCAGCCATCGCCCTGATGAAG AGAGGAAAGAAAGTGGCCTGTGGCTCCAGCGAGGGAACCATTTACCTCTTCAACTGGGATGGTTTTGGTGCTACTAGTGATCGGTTTGCACTGAAGGCGGAGTCCATTGACTGCATGGTTCCAGTAACAGAGAGCATTGTGTGCACAGGCTGCACTGACGGAGTCATCAG GGCCGTGAACATCTTGCCCAATCGGGTGATTGGCAGTGTTGGGCAGCATGTTGGGGAGCCTATAGAGCAGCTAGCGAAATGCCATACTGGCCCATTTCTGGCCAGCTGCGCCCATGACCAGAAGGTGAAGTTCTGGGACATCTCTTCGCTTAACTCAGTCATTGTGGACgattacagaaagaaaaagaagaaaagtgggCAGCTGAAGTCtttgagtcacaaggcatttGGTACCGGGGAGGATTTCTTTGCAGGCTTgagagaggaggcagcagagccaaAGGATGAAGACTCCAGTGGCACGGAAACGGATAGTGACTAA